One region of Camelina sativa cultivar DH55 chromosome 6, Cs, whole genome shotgun sequence genomic DNA includes:
- the LOC104793667 gene encoding B3 domain-containing transcription factor NGA1-like, whose protein sequence is MMTNLSLSRDGDEEEEDEEEKKPLQEGEGAREVVEREHMFDKVVTPSDVGKLNRLVIPKQHAERFFPLDSSSNEKGLLLNFEDLTGKSWRFRYSYWNSSQSYVMTKGWSRFVKDKKLDAGDIVSFQRCVGDSGRDSRLFIDWRRRPKVPDHHPHFSAGAMFPRFYSFPSTSYNLYNHQQQRHHHHHGGGYNYHQIPREFGYGYFVRSVDQRVSSSAAVGADPLVIESVPVMMHGRANQGLVGTAGKRLRLFGVDMECADSGMTTNSTEEESSSSGGSLPRGGGASSSPSLFQLRLGSNTEDDHFSKKGKSSLSFDLDQ, encoded by the coding sequence ATGATGACGAATCTGTCTCTTTCAagagatggagatgaagaagaagaagacgaagaagagaagaagcctttgcaagaaggagaaggagctAGAGAAGTAGTAGAGAGAGAGCACATGTTTGACAAAGTGGTGACTCCAAGTGATGTTGGGAAGCTAAACAGACTTGTGATCCCAAAGCAACACGCAGAGAGATTCTTCCCATTAGATTCATCCTCAAACGAGAAAGGTTTGCTTTTAAACTTCGAAGATCTCACAGGCAAATCTTGGAGGTTCCGTTACTCTTACTGGAACAGTAGTCAAAGCTATGTCATGACCAAAGGTTGGAGCAGATTCGTTAAAGACAAGAAGCTTGATGCCGGAGATATTGTCTCTTTCCAAAGATGTGTCGGAGATTCAGGGAGAGACAGTCGTTTGTTTATTGACTGGAGGAGACGACCTAAAGTCCCTGACCATCATCCTCACTTCTCCGCCGGAGCTATGTTCCCTAGGTTTTACAGTTTCCCTTCTACAAGTTACAATCTCTATAACCATCAGCAGcaacgtcatcatcatcatcacggTGGTGGTTACAATTATCATCAAATCCCGAGAGAGTTTGGATATGGTTATTTCGTCAGGTCAGTGGACCAGAGGGTCAGTAGTTCTGCGGCGGTGGGGGCTGATCCGCTAGTGATCGAATCTGTGCCGGTGATGATGCACGGAAGAGCTAATCAAGGACTTGTTGGAACTGCCGGGAAGAGACTGAGGCTTTTCGGAGTTGATATGGAATGTGCCGATAGTGGAATGACGACCAACAGCACGGAGGAGGAATCATCATCTTCCGGTGGGAGTTTGCCACGTGGCGGTGGTGCTTCTTCATCTCCCTCTTTGTTCCAGCTGAGACTTGGAAGCAACACTGAAGATGATCACTTCTCTAAGAAAGGAAAGTCTTCGTTGTCTTTTGATTTGGATCAATAA
- the LOC104793669 gene encoding uncharacterized protein C594.04c yields MNRNLRNAIVAFLAPLPSIVFYLTFLRNSYSPASDSELSSIHSWCLNHPLLLANLLFFFNVNVLFWIIGLLQSSHWMIDVYWTVIPVMLVHYFASHPLGQYNKWRSTIVIILTWVWSIRLTHNYFRRENWEWGAREDWRFNDLRKQYGKHWWWLSFFSVYVSQQIFLIGICLPLYVIHFVDAPLNIWDFVSSAICLTGIVMAYYADTQLHEFVTGNQKLKEQGKPKIPNLDTGLWRYSRHPNYLGEQLWWWGLVIFAWNLGQGWTLVGALVNTLCLVYVTILVERRMVKQQYRAEAYRAYQKTTSVWIPWFKSHDVATKDKNT; encoded by the exons atgaatcgGAATCTTAGAAACGCCATTGTTGCATTCCTTGCACCACTTCCCTCTATCGTCTTCTACCTCACCTTTCTCCGTAACAGTTACTCTCCAGCTTCCGATTCAGAGCTCTCCTCTATTCATTCATGGTGTTTgaatcatcctcttcttctggcaaaccttctcttcttcttcaacgtcAATGTGCTCTTCTGGATCATCGGTTTACTCCAATCTAGCCACTGG ATGATCGATGTGTATTGGACTGTGATACCAGTAATGCTGGTTCATTACTTCGCTTCTCATCCATTGGGACAATACAACAAGTGGAGATCCACGATTGTCATTATCCTGACATGGGTTTGGAGTATTCGGTTGACTCATAACTACTTCCGGCGGGAAAATTGGGAATGGGGTGCTAGAGAAGACTGGAGGTTCAACGACTTACGGAAACAGTATGGGAAACACTGGTGGTGgctctccttcttctctgtctACGTTTCGCAGCAG ATCTTCCTCATTGGGATATGTCTACCTTTATATGTCATCCATTTCGTTGATGCGCCACTAAACATCTGGGACTTCGTTTCCTCGGCTATCTGTTTGACGGGTATTGTCATGGCATACTACGCAGACACACAGCTTCACGAGTTTGTAACCGGAAACCAAAAACTCAAGGAGCAAGGAAAGCCTAAAATCCCCAATCTTGACACCGGTCTGTGGCGTTACTCTAGACATCCTAATTACTTGGGAGAGCAATTGTGGTGGTGGGGATTAGTTATATTTGCTTGGAACCTTGGTCAAGGATGGACTTTGGTAGGTGCGTTGGTTAATACTTTGTGTTTGGTCTATGTAACAATCCTTGTTGAGCGTCGGATGGTGAAACAGCAATACAGAGCTGAAGCTTATAGAGCGTATCAGAAGACAACCTCGGTGTGGATTCCATGGTTCAAATCTCATGATGTTGCTACTAAAGACAAGAATACTTGA